DNA from Antennarius striatus isolate MH-2024 chromosome 1, ASM4005453v1, whole genome shotgun sequence:
CTAAGACGTGGGATCAGACGTATTTGAAGCAGTTAGGTCTTCTCTTCACCACTCATCCCTTTGGAAAGAGGACGTTTAACAAAGTTATTCAGTTCCACCTGCTGTTCACCCTAAAAACTACAATTCTTCTGACTACTGATTGAGCACATCACAGTGGATATCTACCCAGtgtattaaaatatttgctGTATATGTGTTACACTGGTATATGCAGCATAATAAGAGAAAAaggaccaaaacaaaacaaacaattcacTGTCGTCCTTAGAGACCCATTAAGGCTGATGACACGatacataatatttattttgtttgcggTTTTTTACTGTGATCAAATATACAGAGAACTTTCCACAAAATGAAAAGTCTAGTTTGTTTTCGACATATCAAAGGCTTCATAGAATCTGAAACTCGTCTGTCTCGTAAATCAAGAAATCACTGACAATTTTGTGTTCAACTAAATTTAATACCATCAAAAAGAACGGTGTTACACACCTTTTTGTTCAATAAACAGGTAAAAAGAATATAATTTAAGGTAACGATTAAAGCTAAACCTAATTAAAGCTTCAACATTTATGGTCTGAGTTCAACAAAACTGcagcatcaaaaacaacaacaacaaaaaaagtcctGTGTTTTGTGATCTGTCAAAACGTCAGTGTAACATCCACTCAATTTACTTcgaaaaataaagcaatgaggaagttaaaaaaacacttttttaaagttgttctgAAGATCAAACATTATATTTTGTTACCATGAAAGGCAGTATAAGAATATTCATGAGACTATtttatgtccatttcttcagaACTAACAATTCTAACACTAGAAAAGCACAGAAACTCAGCAAATACAAGTCAATATTCTAAACTGTCCTTTGGGCTAACCAGACATTACAACTGCACCTGAATAATTTGTAACAAGACTTTAAGGAAAAAGCTCAAATATATCCGTAGTTTCACTGAGCCGAAGAAAAATGTTCACATGCATCTTAAGGCTTCCTGCGCCTGAAagggaaaacaacaaaaaaagttaaaaccttaaaaaacaaaataaaaaaattaccacAGGAACGTTGTCATTCTAGAACATGCTCTAGAATCTACTTACTTTTGATACACATTGCTTGCCACCGGAGCCTAAtggaaggaaaaggagaaaaagattCATACGCAGGGAAAAGGTTTGACACCTTAAATTCAGACCAAAATGAAGAGGCAGACAAAAGTTGGTATATACTTTTGGTGTGTTTTGGTTGAATTAAGAACTCACCCTGTTTTCTATGTCCTCCATATGAGTTCGTTCTCCTGAACCCGATCGCCTCTTGCGACTGAAAGAGAAGTTTTTATAAGTTCTCCAAAATATATTCCAAATCCCAAAACTACCACATTTTATGTTTGCTGTTGcaccaaattaaaaataaataaataaatttccaACCTTTTCTTTCAAACTATTTAtacaaaatagacaaaaaacaaGCCTTTCCATTTCCTTGTGcattacaaaaacacttttttgtatTAACAGGCATGCTGTAAAGGTTCATGTTGCAGGACCTCAACATAAGTGGTTGTTGAGTAACTTTATATTCCTATTGATTCAATAACAAAATACAGACTTATTTAaaactttatactgtatatcaaaatgTGGATGAACTTGTAATCAAGCCATAaattatgttaaataaaaaagaactggTTTAGGGATAACATTTTCTCACAGTATTTACAAATGTCAGGTGCCAATGAATCATTGAAAACATGTTCCTGTACccacacataaaaatatcacAACTTTTTGCTGTTATGACAAATAATTTACCTTGGTGCCATTGTACACTCTTTGAGGGTCTCAACGTCAGTAAAGTGAACAGCTTGTCCTCCAGTTCTCGTCTTAAAAACGTCTCCctgatgaattaaaaaaaaaaaagtcccacacCAGCAGAGTGTAAGAATAAACTCATCTTCACAAAACAGCAAATTCAAACAAAAGTGTTCCTTTCATACCgaatacaaaaattaaacacTGTGTGATTAAGTTAGTGAGATTCAAGTAAAAAATTATATGAATAGAAATCTCAAATCAAGCACTTGTTGGATTTTACCTTGATCAATTTGGTCTCGATCTCCCCGTCGGAGGCGAGCTCTTGGTGTCTAAGTAAATACTTGTGGCATTTAGACAGAGCCTTCTCGTTGGGGGTCGACACCTTGATTGCATTTGGTATGATTGGCTGCATGACTGTGTCTAGTTCCAAATTATTTGGCGGTTTGTGGTCTACCCATTTCTCTCCACCTGCAGAGCGTGAGCGCCTGTGGATTGGATGAGCAGGTAGTGCCATCTGGTGATCCCATAGTGAGAAAGATAAACCAGGAAGTTATTCACATGTGACAGCAGGAGGAGTAGGTTAAAATCTGTTGAGGTTAGCACTGGAGGTCACTTctgctgaaaataaatgtactaCTGGAAGTCAATGAGGGACATTGAAAAGTATCCATTCTACTTTTTCTTCCTTCAACGTGTAATTATTTCCAGTATTGTAGACCTCAATTCACTTAGAATATTCTGGGCTTCcagcattacattttatttcatgacgTGAGTGaaagagaagctagagagaaACAGCCCAGAAATGAGTAGGAGCCAGCATGCAAATCAGTGCAAAGGCAGCGCAGAATGGAGAGCAATTAAAACTACATGCAAGTACAATGAAGGTATGGCTTGTATATCAGCTTTAAGATGGATTTTAAAGCACATGTGACTGATGCAGAACAgctttgttttaaaataaatgttaggAAAAAATGTTCAATTATTTGTGAAATGAGTTACTCGGTTCTTTTCAGAACATTCCAAGTTGGTGAACGAGGAGCTACACAATTACCTAAtgaaactttaaaatgaaacGTTTTCATTGTCCACTGTGGATGAAGAGTTCACTGCTGCCTTTAGATTTAATGTGCAACATTCTGAATCAGTCTTCTAGAATGTGCTGTGTTCAGATACGATGTCAAAGCTTTTTAAAAGGGGACAAATATTTATGATGCTAAGTTttgataattttaaaaatggtcCTAATACAATGATGATACACTACATGGAAAGAACTTCCAACATGATAAAACTACACAGCGAAAGAGGCAAGTCAAAGTTCAAAAAACATGACGGACAACACTGACCTACAGCCTGAAGAAGAGAAGCACCAGCCTACACTGATGCAGAGCTTCTACTTGATGCATTTCTAAACACACATCTACAGAGAACAGGTGTAGTTCTAAACTGTCGCAAAGGATAAAACACGAGCTTGCAGAAAAAAGAAGCACAATCTGAGGAGTATCTAGAGTCTAAGTAGTCCCCAACCCCAATGGACCGCGAACCGGGACTGGTCTGCTCAGAAAGAATATGTAACTTACattatgtctgttttatttattatctgactctgaacaatgttttgtttttggaaaaatacCGGATTCTCTTCTCCACATCTGTCTGCtttttaagaaggtagtcatgtgacatctatcacatgactaccttcttaaaagGGATCACTCTGGCcagtaacacagaatacattattGCTAAATTGAAACTGACAAGCTAGCTAattgaataaaaatcaaatgttgGCTCAGTGTTAcaaggacgctgctaataaaaatgaatccagtgtgcacacacactggattcacgtttattatatttggaaaacaaatttttaatgCTGGTcgtatcacttttttttttttattcatacacAACACCTTAAAGGcaagtctgtgaaaatattgtgacTTTCATTCCGGTCCGCGGTGcagaaaaggttggggaccactcgTCTAACACGTACACTAACCCTTTTGCCTGCGTCTAGGTCTAGCCTGGTAGCAGGGGTTTTTGTGTCTGGGGCCCAGCGCTGGCCTCTCCTGCGGCCCACGCTGTTGGGAGTCCAGTTCCTGCACTGGGGAGTCCCATGAAGTCTAGCCTGGCTGACTGAGTCTACAGGGAACCTCTGCTCCCATTCAGAAACGCAGGAGGCTACTGAAGGATAGCCTGAAGAGAAGGAGGATGTGgcggtggtgctgctgctgctgctgtaagGTTCCTCAACTGTCCTAACACTGGGTTGATTTTGGTGGTAAGGAGTTTTGCGCAAGTCCTGAAACGTGATGAAGGGATGGGGCCAGGCATTGTGAATGTTAGGGGCTCCAgatgaacacaaaaacacaatgggtAACAAACAAAAGCTGCTGTGTACAGTTAACATAGATCTGCtacaaattgttttaaaatcacAATAGTATAGTAATTATTCTTAGTGGCATGCAAAAAGTCTTCATAAAGTGATTTAGCATACACTCATGGATGTGCTGCAGAGTGTACTCACAGGATGAGGCGATGGCGAGGCAGACCTCTTCTGAGCTACGTTACGATCTCTCTCCCTTGATGGCCTTTCGGGTTTCTCTGGACGCTCCGCAGgactgctactgctgctgctgctgccagcgGCGCTCTCTGTAACGATGGCCTTGAGCTGCTTCAACTTCTCATCCTTCACCCACAACTTGTTCTGCATCTCCAGTTGCTTGGCGTTCACTCTCCGCTCCTAATCAGAAAACACCAGCAAAGCAATTGAAAGAATAGTCTCAACATGTACAAGATACCCCAATGCACTATGGTGCATATTTCTCGTTTCCAAATTAATACCAAGTGGAATTTCTCAATCCACAAAGGTTTTGGACTCTAGACAAGAATTTATTTGCTGATGTTCTGAGGAGTATTTGAGGATGAAGattcttttgaaaattgtttttCCTTGTAAAACTACAAAAGATTAAGACACAATTTTTTATCTTGGATAATTTTAACCGTATCAAATTATCAGTGCATACATTTACACAAAAGTTGTTTCTTTGTTCTACTTGTCATCACCTCTGTCTCCACCCACCAGCtgatatgttttttttcccaagcaCTTGTTCTACTTCGACAAAATTTGCTGTGAGCAAGCCAAAAATCAAATCATAGATGAGAGAAGAGGACTTTAAAAAGCctacatatattaaaaaaattactaagTTACTCTAAATTAAACTTTTCAAAATCTGTAAGTACAGGTGTtcttatggaaaaaaaattaaattacaactAATGCTCACAGAGACAGTAACAAAAAAGATGGGGAGACGAGTTCTGGAGATGAGTAGCAAAATGGTGCTGCTCAGCAGGGGTTGTATCTGAAAGAGGAACTACAGTCGTCAGATATGTGATTGTTCGTATCTCCAAacgtttgtatcttgaggactacctgtactgctTCATACAATTACTCGctgttaatacgttccaggaccacccatgaaaaactaaattccgcgatatagcaacaaactattttattatttacggtaatttaaatggttctgaaccctccccatactgatattaaaccaccttccatctgtattaccttttccaacattCTTACTATttgaaacacttttgtgtttcacaaaagtgcgctgcgttccaggagtctcggaacacagtacacttccagatgctgtcagccaatagcatgcacgtatggtatcacgtgactacctactaaaaatctgtaatGTAGTGAAgtcatgcatcttgaagcgcaaacaagtgagggatcactgtatatacagtatgttcaatCTTTTTCAACAATCTGTTATCCATACATAGGGATAGTGAATTTATTTATCgaataatgttttcttttacttgTTTGTCAACAACAGTGGAACACAAGATGACTATTATAGGAATGGGACAAGACTGTACAAACAAATTGAGCCAGGTTATCAGTACATTTGTGCAAATCATCACAATGGACTAGCAGTTATCTGCGATACTTTAGCTCCACTTACACATTCCTTCTCCCATTTGAGTTTGGTGTCCGTCACCACACCCTGCATGCGCTGCTCCATGCGCCTCTTGTCAGACAGCTCCTTCTGCAGCCTTTGCTCAAACGACTGCAGATCCTGCTGAAGTGAGCGCTTGTCCTGCTCATACACGTCTGTTGTCTTCTGGAGGACATCCACCTGAAGGAGGGGAAAAAGGAAGTTTGCACAGACTTACTTTAAGAATCACAAAAGAAACAGCACAATATTGTAATCATAGCAAGACAGCACCTTGTATTCCAACGTTTTTGATTTTTTCTCTAATCGTTCAAGCTCCGCCCTCTGGTGAAcgatcattttgtctttttcattcagtttgttTCGTTGGTCGTAGAGGAACGTCTCATTTGCGGCCAGTTGACTTTCAAGCTGCTGGAGCATAGAACTCAGTGTGTTGGCTGTAGGAAAAGAAACCTCATTAATGTAAGTTGCAAACCATTCAGCTTAAAAAGCTGTTTACAGCACAACAAAATACATTCAATGACCAAACTACACAATAATAAAATCCTACATCACTAAACAAGAAGTACCAGTATTCTACCAAGCTGAACAATTGTCCACATAAAGACGACAAACTAAAACTTGAATATCTGAATGccttatttaaaaacaaaatactgaTCATTGCTGTGCTGAATAAGTCATATCAGTCACTTCTTTAGTTAGACACACAAGACAGTTATTTAAGGTGTAGAAAATGAAACTGTACCAGTTATGTTGTACTGTGCAGTCATCATCTGACGGATGCGAtgcctcctttccagcacctcaATCAAGCGGGGCAACGTCTGATCATCAGATGGATCCACCAGTTCACACGGAGGCAGGGCTGGAAGGCGTTCTATGAACTCACCCActgcatgaatgaataaaacatggaaAGATTTGCTTCCAAACTGGcaaaaaatagtaaaaacaaaatttttgaaaTGCAGATCATGCAATATGACATAACATGTATGAATGCAGGATGGTTTGAATATACGGAGTTAACATAAGGGTTAGTACTCATCTACTTCAAGTACTTTTAAGAATTGTGAGCACACATCTAAAGCTAACGAAAGACCTGTTTAAACGCAAAACACAGTTCAAGGCTGCTTGTCATGTTTAAAGCAGCAGACAATCGATTTCATTATCATGTACTGTACTTATTACTTTTTTGTGTATTCATACAATGATCCCAAGTGTGTTACCTATTTCTTGAACATGATATCTAGTTTCCTAAAACAGTGAGACTCTAAGCAGGTCTGAACCAATATTTGTATCAAATACTTGGTTCAAATGTTTATGGTACCCAGTGCTAACTTAAACCACTTGCTGGATGATAATTTATTACCATTGCTGGGACTTCCTCGTTCTTCCAGGCGTTGTGTCAGCTCATCCCTGAACGCCTGGTTTTTGTATCGGCGTCCTGCAGTAAGGCCACAAATTGGTCGGTCTACTGGCCGTGCCACTTCCACCTCTTGGGTCATCTCTGCAAAGCGCATCACCAGCTGCAACATATACAGTAGGGTACTATAAAAAAATATACCCCTTAGCTATCTGAAGCACATAAGTTTTCATAGTCCTCTGAATTCAAACAAACAGCTACTGAATTTTTTATGAGAGTGACAGTTTGTGACAGGGAAAGAAGGTGACAAGCAAAaattacatacaaacacacatcttaCCAGAGATTCGTCATAGTCATCAGCTTTTGGGTTGACACACACGATCATTCTGACTTTCCCTTCACCATCAAAGTAGTTTTTAAATAGATGAGTAACTTTAGAGTCTCTGTATGGAACCAtctggaagaaaataaatgctCTGTGAAATTGCCACTggtaaaaaaatgaacaattaaaggattacttttacacaaatGACACTGATAAGTAAGGACACGTGATGTACACATTATAAAACACCAACCTTATTAGTTCCACACATTTGGTTTTCACGGAGGACTTCAATACACGTGCGCAGCGTCATCAGGGACTGGTTAATACTTCCTGAAAACAAATCATTACTAGAAACGCTCAGCactaaaacaaatattattcCTAAATGTGTGCCAGCAGATAGACTGACTGATTTCAACATCAGAAAAAACGTTAGATGTTCATGAACTGACCTGCTTCACGGAGACGGCTTCCCTCTGCTCTGGTTCTGTTGGTACGCTCGCTGCCTGCGAGATCCACTAAACACAGCTGGCTCACATTCACCTGGTTTTTGTCCTGGCATAACAGAAGAATGGATTTGTAGTACTATACAACTAAATGTCAAGAACCCGTCACAACCATGATTTGTTGTACATGTACTTTTTGCCACAGCTTAATTATATAAACCCAAATACCAGAATAGAGGTACTGCAATTCTTTGTTAAAGCATGTTAACATTACAGactttacataaataaaatggtGTTTCAGAGAAAGTGCCACCTGTAGAACATGATCCCCGTCAGCATCAAGAGGTGCCTGGGCCAGTTTCACCGTGAACACACTGTGGGAACGACTGGATTCACGGTTGAGCTGAGTGTTGGCTATCCTCCTTTTCTTTTGACCTGAAGACAGGACAGAGCTTtggtaataaattatttttataaaatgaacagatttattGGTTTGTCCAGATAACTGTTTGAATATGTGGTAACCTAAAACTGTTCTGTTGTAAATCAGCTCGTTGTGGACTTCCtgagatgtaataaaaatattttactattaCATACCAATATTTATGCTTTTTTGatgcttaatttaaaaaaaaaaaagagaaaaaaaacctttaaaagatcATTAAACCACAATGTTGgaatcctttcaaaataaactttgtAGCTCAAATTCATTCtacaaaacagaacacaaataATACAATGATATTGTATTTATGggttaattaaaacaaatatgtttaTTATTACAACTCACCCTTCCAAAATACTTCAAAAGCCTCATCTGTGGATTTTACTTCAACTTCTGTGCATCCGGCCACATACATGTTATGATTCTGATCTTCCCGCAGAATCCTGGATTGAGGTGGTCTGAAACAAGTTTAGGAAAAGAATCTGTACACACCAATGACATAACACTGTGTGACAAAGAGGTAAGACAAGCAGCAAAAGctaacattacatttattattgtattattggaTGTTAGTGTAAATGTTAAACTAATTCAGCATAGGGAGACAAACATGTCCATGGGCAGAGACACATGCAGGTTGCTGCACACAAGCTTCAGGGACTCAGGGACAGTAATTGCCTGTTCCGACAGTAGGAACAGGGAATTGATTCTGAGGACAACAGCCACCGAAGACTAAGATATACCTATGCTAAGTACAAGGCTTTGGATTAATGGGACGGAAATGCACTAAAGACTAACATCAGCTACAGCCAAGTTACAAAGATGAATGAACAAAGTACTGTATACTGTTCTTTCACTGGTCACATACGTGAACTCATTGTTCTGTACAGGTGTGCCTCCACCGACCCACCTAAAAACAGCGCATCTTgtcaacaaagaaataaatgcaatacCATGCCACCATAATTGCATTCAGTACATACATGGACAGCATGGACAGTGGTTTCCTGCATAAATTTAGGAAAGCATCTAGATTAAAAGGAGTTGGGTGTGGCTGCATGGGTGCATTCATCATTCAATGTGAAGATCTCTCATTCATGAGTTGACACCACAAATAACATGATTTCAAAGACAATTTGTGGAGACAACCTTTCGACATGGCATTAtaattcaaaaaaatcaaatagtgATGTGTAATCCTTCCCCTTACTTTGATCTGATTGGGTCAAATGGAGCGTCTTCTAGGAGATCATAGATATAGTTGTTGTAGACCTCAATATAGGACACAAAAATACTGTAACAGCAGTCTTCATCCACATTCTCAGATTTACACGCCTGCTCTGAGCTGATCATGTCTGTGAACTCTGGGTCAGCCTTCTGCctaagaaaacaaagcaaaagaaaggAACATCAAGAATAAtaggtaaaatgtaaaatataatgtaataatatgaATACCAGAAAGTGAtaactgaaagacaaaaatactCATTACTACCTGGACGATGGTGTTTTGGGCATTGACTGTTGACTTTCTCGCTTCTGTCTCTCCAAGAGAGCTTCAACTTGACACTGGACCTCCATCCCATTTTTGTCATCTGGTTTAAACACCTGATGAAGATTTCAAACGTTTGAAATAAGTGCACCTTTTCATTCCGGAAAGCCTTTTcattttacaataaaacaaaacaaaaaaaatgaattaaaggcTTACAAATCTTTTGGCCTGAAAGGGCCCAATGCTGTTAAAAAGCATGTCAAGACAACGTGGGAGGAGTCCACCCTCCCCAGGTGATCCCGTCATGGTGTAGGTCTTTCCACTACCAGTAACACCATAGGTAAACAGCAGACCTACAAACCAAATCACAAACATCTTTCACAGAGATTTGAAGTAGGTACTTTATTTTGGAAAGATACAATGTAagtgtgaaaacattttatcaGACAAACAGGTCAAaagcaataaagaaaatatttctttgtttcaattaaaattttt
Protein-coding regions in this window:
- the LOC137594814 gene encoding kinesin-like protein KIF23 isoform X3; translated protein: MQRPPKGKTPRRPGPKKASNIEKDPVGVYCRIRPLGTVDEECCVEMISSTTIQLHAPDGLKANRNGEFKETQYSFKKVFGINTTQMELFEDVAKPLVEDLIHCKNGLLFTYGVTGSGKTYTMTGSPGEGGLLPRCLDMLFNSIGPFQAKRFVFKPDDKNGMEVQCQVEALLERQKRESQQSMPKTPSSRQKADPEFTDMISSEQACKSENVDEDCCYSIFVSYIEVYNNYIYDLLEDAPFDPIRSKPPQSRILREDQNHNMYVAGCTEVEVKSTDEAFEVFWKGQKKRRIANTQLNRESSRSHSVFTVKLAQAPLDADGDHVLQDKNQVNVSQLCLVDLAGSERTNRTRAEGSRLREAGSINQSLMTLRTCIEVLRENQMCGTNKMVPYRDSKVTHLFKNYFDGEGKVRMIVCVNPKADDYDESLLVMRFAEMTQEVEVARPVDRPICGLTAGRRYKNQAFRDELTQRLEERGSPSNVGEFIERLPALPPCELVDPSDDQTLPRLIEVLERRHRIRQMMTAQYNITANTLSSMLQQLESQLAANETFLYDQRNKLNEKDKMIVHQRAELERLEKKSKTLEYKVDVLQKTTDVYEQDKRSLQQDLQSFEQRLQKELSDKRRMEQRMQGVVTDTKLKWEKECERRVNAKQLEMQNKLWVKDEKLKQLKAIVTESAAGSSSSSSSPAERPEKPERPSRERDRNVAQKRSASPSPHPMALPAHPIHRRSRSAGGEKWVDHKPPNNLELDTVMQPIIPNAIKVSTPNEKALSKCHKYLLRHQELASDGEIETKLIKGDVFKTRTGGQAVHFTDVETLKECTMAPSRKRRSGSGERTHMEDIENRAPVASNVYQKRRKP
- the LOC137594814 gene encoding kinesin-like protein KIF23 isoform X2, which produces MQRPPKGKTPRRPGPKKASNIEKDPVGVYCRIRPLGTVDEECCVEMISSTTIQLHAPDGLKANRNGEFKETQYSFKKVFGINTTQMELFEDVAKPLVEDLIHCKNGLLFTYGVTGSGKTYTMTGSPGEGGLLPRCLDMLFNSIGPFQAKRFVFKPDDKNGMEVQCQVEALLERQKRESQQSMPKTPSSRQKADPEFTDMISSEQACKSENVDEDCCYSIFVSYIEVYNNYIYDLLEDAPFDPIRSKPPQSRILREDQNHNMYVAGCTEVEVKSTDEAFEVFWKGQKKRRIANTQLNRESSRSHSVFTVKLAQAPLDADGDHVLQDKNQVNVSQLCLVDLAGSERTNRTRAEGSRLREAGSINQSLMTLRTCIEVLRENQMCGTNKMVPYRDSKVTHLFKNYFDGEGKVRMIVCVNPKADDYDESLLVMRFAEMTQEVEVARPVDRPICGLTAGRRYKNQAFRDELTQRLEERGSPSNVGEFIERLPALPPCELVDPSDDQTLPRLIEVLERRHRIRQMMTAQYNITANTLSSMLQQLESQLAANETFLYDQRNKLNEKDKMIVHQRAELERLEKKSKTLEYKVDVLQKTTDVYEQDKRSLQQDLQSFEQRLQKELSDKRRMEQRMQGVVTDTKLKWEKECERRVNAKQLEMQNKLWVKDEKLKQLKAIVTESAAGSSSSSSSPAERPEKPERPSRERDRNVAQKRSASPSPHPDLRKTPYHQNQPSVRTVEEPYSSSSSTTATSSFSSGYPSVASCVSEWEQRFPVDSVSQARLHGTPQCRNWTPNSVGRRRGQRWAPDTKTPATRLDLDAGKRMALPAHPIHRRSRSAGGEKWVDHKPPNNLELDTVMQPIIPNAIKVSTPNEKALSKCHKYLLRHQELASDGEIETKLIKGDVFKTRTGGQAVHFTDVETLKECTMAPSRKRRSGSGERTHMEDIENRAPVASNVYQKRRKP
- the LOC137594814 gene encoding kinesin-like protein KIF23 isoform X1, producing MQRPPKGKTPRRPGPKKASNIEKDPVGVYCRIRPLGTVDEECCVEMISSTTIQLHAPDGLKANRNGEFKETQYSFKKVFGINTTQMELFEDVAKPLVEDLIHCKNGLLFTYGVTGSGKTYTMTGSPGEGGLLPRCLDMLFNSIGPFQAKRFVFKPDDKNGMEVQCQVEALLERQKRESQQSMPKTPSSRQKADPEFTDMISSEQACKSENVDEDCCYSIFVSYIEVYNNYIYDLLEDAPFDPIRSKWVGGGTPVQNNEFTPPQSRILREDQNHNMYVAGCTEVEVKSTDEAFEVFWKGQKKRRIANTQLNRESSRSHSVFTVKLAQAPLDADGDHVLQDKNQVNVSQLCLVDLAGSERTNRTRAEGSRLREAGSINQSLMTLRTCIEVLRENQMCGTNKMVPYRDSKVTHLFKNYFDGEGKVRMIVCVNPKADDYDESLLVMRFAEMTQEVEVARPVDRPICGLTAGRRYKNQAFRDELTQRLEERGSPSNVGEFIERLPALPPCELVDPSDDQTLPRLIEVLERRHRIRQMMTAQYNITANTLSSMLQQLESQLAANETFLYDQRNKLNEKDKMIVHQRAELERLEKKSKTLEYKVDVLQKTTDVYEQDKRSLQQDLQSFEQRLQKELSDKRRMEQRMQGVVTDTKLKWEKECERRVNAKQLEMQNKLWVKDEKLKQLKAIVTESAAGSSSSSSSPAERPEKPERPSRERDRNVAQKRSASPSPHPDLRKTPYHQNQPSVRTVEEPYSSSSSTTATSSFSSGYPSVASCVSEWEQRFPVDSVSQARLHGTPQCRNWTPNSVGRRRGQRWAPDTKTPATRLDLDAGKRMALPAHPIHRRSRSAGGEKWVDHKPPNNLELDTVMQPIIPNAIKVSTPNEKALSKCHKYLLRHQELASDGEIETKLIKGDVFKTRTGGQAVHFTDVETLKECTMAPSRKRRSGSGERTHMEDIENRAPVASNVYQKRRKP